A single region of the Salarchaeum japonicum genome encodes:
- a CDS encoding PH domain-containing protein, whose product MRLHPFSVPYRVVDRGLRFGWAAVIGVAATSGGAFAEFWPFILAGVVALAVLGLGYEYAYYQRFAYELTGDTLDIDSGVLSRREREIPLRRVQNVDVTRNVLQRALGIATVSVETAGGGSTEAKLECVSAEEAERLQTEIRRLKAGETADAESETAGDVLYELDDRSLLAYSFLSFDPRVASGIAVLFPLLGPVVATLGFGDAVNGFGAALLVVLVGVAVLLLVSALWAASAAVRFVRFYGFRLRREGDDLRYERGLLKRYTGTIPLDKLQSVSLTENVLMRRVGYATLAVETAGYAPGDTPSGGSEAAVPFAPREDAVALARMLEPFEDIAVERPPTRARRRYVGRYSILAGIVAASAFAANAFWSLPYWWLSLLLFPLAVAGGHYRWLHLGHAEGDEYAVTRSGFWSRSTTVVPYYRLQTVIESQSVFQRRWGLASVVYDTAGSRRLAGGDATAHDLSEDTASSLVERAIDRLRATLGRQ is encoded by the coding sequence ATGAGACTCCACCCGTTCAGCGTCCCGTACCGCGTCGTGGACAGGGGACTGCGGTTCGGGTGGGCGGCCGTCATCGGCGTCGCCGCGACATCCGGCGGCGCGTTCGCGGAGTTCTGGCCGTTCATCCTCGCCGGCGTCGTCGCGCTCGCCGTCCTCGGACTGGGCTACGAGTACGCGTACTACCAGCGGTTCGCGTACGAACTCACGGGCGACACGCTCGACATCGACTCGGGCGTGCTCAGCCGCCGCGAGCGCGAGATTCCGCTGCGTCGCGTGCAGAACGTGGACGTGACGCGGAACGTCCTCCAGCGCGCGCTCGGCATCGCCACCGTCAGCGTCGAGACCGCGGGCGGCGGGAGCACGGAGGCGAAACTGGAGTGCGTGAGCGCGGAGGAGGCCGAACGCCTCCAGACCGAAATCCGCCGCCTCAAAGCCGGCGAGACCGCCGACGCCGAGAGCGAGACGGCGGGGGACGTGCTGTACGAACTCGACGACCGGTCGTTGCTCGCGTACAGCTTCCTCTCCTTCGACCCCCGGGTCGCGTCCGGCATCGCCGTGCTCTTCCCACTGCTCGGCCCGGTCGTCGCGACGCTCGGATTCGGCGACGCCGTGAACGGCTTCGGGGCCGCGCTCCTCGTCGTCCTCGTCGGCGTCGCCGTCCTCCTCCTCGTCTCCGCGCTCTGGGCGGCGAGCGCCGCCGTCCGGTTCGTGCGGTTCTACGGCTTCCGTTTGCGTCGGGAGGGAGACGACCTCCGGTACGAGCGCGGCCTCCTCAAGCGCTACACGGGCACGATTCCGCTCGACAAACTCCAGTCCGTCTCCCTCACGGAGAACGTCCTGATGCGCCGCGTCGGCTACGCCACGCTCGCCGTCGAGACCGCGGGGTACGCGCCCGGCGACACGCCCTCTGGCGGCTCCGAGGCCGCCGTTCCGTTCGCCCCCCGGGAGGACGCCGTCGCGCTCGCCCGGATGCTCGAACCCTTCGAGGACATCGCGGTCGAACGCCCGCCAACCCGGGCGCGCCGCCGGTACGTCGGCCGGTACTCGATTCTCGCCGGCATAGTCGCCGCGAGCGCGTTCGCCGCCAACGCATTCTGGAGTCTCCCCTACTGGTGGCTCTCGCTCCTCCTGTTCCCGCTCGCGGTCGCCGGCGGCCACTACCGCTGGCTCCACCTCGGGCACGCCGAGGGCGACGAGTACGCCGTCACCCGGAGCGGGTTCTGGTCGCGCTCCACCACCGTCGTCCCCTACTACCGCCTCCAGACCGTCATCGAGTCCCAGTCCGTCTTCCAGCGCCGCTGGGGGCTGGCGTCCGTCGTGTACGACACCGCGGGAAGCCGCCGGCTCGCCGGCGGGGACGCCACCGCGCACGACCTCTCGGAGGACACCGCGAGCAGTCTCGTCGAACGCGCGATAGACCGCCTCCGCGCGACGCTCGGCCGCCAGTAA
- a CDS encoding PGF-CTERM-anchored ABC transporter substrate-binding protein produces the protein MVALLATAGVPAFGGTVAAQDDSGTATCGYPFTATDATGTEVTVDEEPERVVVVGASGTQTMWEIGARDKVVGIWNSPYTTYLDGAENVTNVASDFGYANVEEVLAQDPDLVLLANIQRNSTAEKLRQNGTTVFKFDAATSFQDIYEKTRLTGQLVGNCEGANETVTWMQNQVSKVQAATEDVEAKSMHYPQGSGYAPGPDSFITDIMNTAGAHNIILNGDFSGATASGVSGEFVVQQNPEWLLASYTPALVNETPSGTEALESVATDALKQTQAYQNENIVVVNSNYLSQPAPRVVYPLVDITKALHPDAWESVNTTTTTTTTAATTSSSGTTTTTTTAATTTSAEGSTPGFGVLAALAALAGALVVARRR, from the coding sequence ATGGTCGCACTGCTCGCAACCGCGGGCGTTCCGGCCTTCGGCGGCACCGTCGCCGCCCAGGACGACTCCGGAACCGCCACGTGTGGCTATCCGTTCACCGCGACGGACGCCACCGGAACCGAAGTGACGGTCGACGAAGAGCCCGAACGCGTCGTCGTCGTCGGCGCGAGCGGCACCCAGACGATGTGGGAAATCGGCGCACGGGACAAGGTCGTCGGCATCTGGAACAGCCCCTACACGACCTACCTCGACGGGGCGGAGAACGTGACGAACGTCGCGAGCGACTTCGGGTACGCGAACGTCGAGGAAGTCCTCGCCCAGGACCCCGACCTCGTCCTGCTCGCGAACATCCAGCGCAACAGCACCGCCGAGAAACTCCGGCAGAACGGCACGACCGTCTTCAAGTTCGACGCCGCGACGAGCTTCCAGGACATCTACGAGAAGACCCGGCTGACGGGCCAGCTCGTCGGGAACTGTGAGGGCGCGAACGAGACCGTGACGTGGATGCAGAACCAGGTCTCGAAGGTGCAGGCCGCGACCGAGGACGTCGAGGCGAAGTCCATGCACTACCCCCAGGGTAGCGGGTACGCGCCCGGTCCCGACTCCTTCATCACGGACATCATGAACACCGCCGGCGCGCACAACATCATCCTGAACGGCGACTTCTCCGGCGCGACCGCGAGCGGCGTCTCCGGCGAGTTCGTCGTCCAGCAGAACCCCGAGTGGCTGCTCGCGAGCTACACGCCCGCGCTCGTGAACGAGACGCCATCGGGGACTGAAGCCCTCGAATCCGTCGCGACGGACGCCCTCAAGCAGACGCAGGCCTACCAGAACGAGAACATCGTCGTCGTGAACAGTAATTACCTCAGCCAGCCCGCGCCCCGCGTCGTCTACCCGCTCGTGGACATCACGAAAGCCCTCCACCCCGACGCGTGGGAATCCGTGAACACCACGACCACGACGACGACGACCGCCGCGACGACGAGTTCGTCCGGCACAACCACAACGACGACGACCGCCGCGACCACCACGAGCGCCGAGGGTAGCACGCCCGGATTCGGCGTGCTCGCCGCGCTCGCCGCGCTCGCCGGCGCGCTCGTCGTCGCGCGGCGTCGCTAG
- a CDS encoding BolA family protein translates to MDLSEIEALIESNIEDADAEVSRTRGPHDDDHLGAVVVSPAFEGLSLVDQHQLVYDALEGKMTRDIHALELKTYTPDEYDE, encoded by the coding sequence ATGGACCTCTCCGAAATCGAGGCGCTCATCGAGTCGAACATCGAGGACGCGGACGCGGAGGTGTCGCGCACGCGCGGCCCGCACGACGACGACCACCTCGGCGCGGTCGTGGTGTCGCCCGCGTTCGAGGGACTGTCCCTGGTCGATCAGCACCAGCTCGTGTACGACGCGCTGGAGGGGAAGATGACGCGGGACATCCACGCGCTCGAACTGAAGACGTACACGCCCGACGAGTACGACGAATAG
- a CDS encoding glycine zipper 2TM domain-containing protein — MKSRINRAVSRAKYAAIGAAVGAAVGGLLGRNTASTGGALGGLVGAIVGEKSVGVKERVERVRGRNAEE; from the coding sequence ATGAAGTCCCGAATCAACCGGGCGGTGAGTCGCGCGAAGTACGCAGCAATCGGCGCAGCGGTCGGTGCCGCGGTCGGCGGTCTGCTCGGCCGGAACACCGCGAGCACGGGCGGCGCGCTCGGCGGTCTCGTCGGCGCTATCGTCGGCGAGAAGAGCGTCGGCGTGAAAGAACGCGTCGAACGCGTGCGCGGCCGTAACGCCGAGGAGTAA
- a CDS encoding PH domain-containing protein yields the protein MERLNPRVRVVWAVGALVTALVLGGIVTGVALFADTSEFPWFTPLYGVGVFLLVGVVGVVFAVLRYRVFRFEVRDDTLFLQRGVVTRVRTVVPYVRVQHVDTQRGPLERLVGLSSVVVYTAGSRGADVSIPGLTPERADELQASLRELAIESEPEDAV from the coding sequence ATGGAACGCCTGAATCCCCGCGTCCGAGTCGTCTGGGCGGTCGGCGCGCTCGTCACCGCCCTCGTCCTCGGCGGTATCGTCACCGGTGTCGCGCTGTTCGCGGACACCAGCGAGTTCCCGTGGTTCACGCCGCTCTACGGCGTCGGCGTCTTCCTCCTCGTCGGCGTCGTCGGCGTCGTGTTCGCCGTCCTCCGATACCGGGTCTTCCGGTTCGAGGTGCGCGACGACACGCTCTTCCTCCAGCGCGGCGTCGTCACGCGCGTGCGAACCGTGGTTCCGTACGTCCGCGTCCAGCACGTGGACACCCAGCGCGGCCCGCTCGAACGCCTCGTCGGCCTCTCCTCGGTCGTCGTCTACACCGCGGGGAGCCGCGGGGCGGACGTGTCGATTCCGGGGCTGACGCCGGAGCGCGCGGACGAACTGCAGGCGTCGCTCCGCGAACTCGCCATCGAGAGCGAACCCGAGGACGCCGTATGA
- a CDS encoding DUF3054 domain-containing protein encodes MFEFDRRTVRRFAAGDLVAILAFVTVGEYQHNPFLFQPSQAGDLAVQLAGAAVPFLAGWLVGSWALGAYGERVADSRLRLAGATVGGWLVADVLGQLVRSTAFFPGDASPVFFAVAAAFGSLFLLAWRVAATTILDS; translated from the coding sequence ATGTTCGAGTTCGACAGGCGGACGGTTCGACGGTTCGCCGCGGGCGACCTCGTGGCGATTCTCGCGTTCGTCACCGTGGGCGAGTACCAGCACAACCCATTCCTCTTCCAGCCGTCGCAGGCGGGCGACCTCGCGGTTCAGCTCGCGGGCGCGGCGGTGCCCTTCCTCGCGGGCTGGCTGGTGGGGTCGTGGGCGCTCGGCGCGTACGGCGAGCGCGTCGCGGACTCCCGGCTCCGGCTCGCCGGCGCGACAGTCGGCGGCTGGCTCGTCGCGGACGTGCTGGGCCAGCTCGTGCGGAGTACGGCGTTCTTCCCGGGTGACGCGTCGCCGGTGTTCTTCGCGGTCGCGGCGGCGTTCGGCTCCCTGTTCCTGCTCGCGTGGCGGGTGGCCGCGACGACCATCCTCGACTCATAA
- a CDS encoding ornithine cyclodeaminase family protein, which produces MTDARYLASDDVSDLATPADYVEAVRDAYRQRGEGAPAEPRTKLVNDDPPGMFTTYAAVLPDTGAMGGYMYSAGFSERDAWFMTPLFDADSGEPLALLDGASMNPFKTGATGAVGVDALARHDATSVAVIGSGAQARGQLRCTAEVRDLETVWVYSPTKESREAFAGEMNTALDAAVAAVASPDAAIEDADIVITATNAAEPVFDGDHLEDGTHVTAMGQYHPGKRELDATTIERAVYVPDLRARATKDAGSFLHALDEGVVTEDHIHAELGEVLVGDAPGRTSDDDITVFDSGGTGIETAAAAYMLYERAEEAGRGTTIDISPASDALTGE; this is translated from the coding sequence GTGACAGACGCACGCTACCTCGCGAGCGACGACGTCTCCGACCTCGCGACACCCGCAGACTACGTCGAGGCCGTCCGGGACGCCTACCGCCAGCGCGGCGAGGGCGCGCCCGCGGAACCGCGCACGAAACTCGTGAACGACGACCCGCCCGGGATGTTCACGACGTACGCCGCCGTCCTCCCGGACACGGGCGCGATGGGCGGCTACATGTACAGCGCAGGGTTCAGCGAGCGCGACGCGTGGTTCATGACGCCGCTGTTCGACGCGGACTCCGGCGAACCGCTCGCCCTGCTGGACGGCGCGAGCATGAACCCCTTCAAGACCGGTGCGACGGGCGCGGTGGGCGTGGACGCGCTCGCGCGCCACGACGCCACCTCCGTCGCCGTCATCGGGAGCGGCGCGCAGGCCCGCGGCCAGTTGCGCTGTACCGCCGAAGTCCGCGACCTCGAAACGGTCTGGGTGTACTCGCCGACGAAGGAGAGCCGGGAGGCGTTCGCGGGCGAGATGAACACCGCGCTCGACGCCGCCGTCGCGGCGGTCGCGTCCCCGGACGCCGCCATCGAGGACGCGGACATCGTCATCACCGCGACGAACGCCGCCGAACCCGTGTTCGACGGCGACCACCTCGAAGACGGCACGCACGTCACCGCGATGGGGCAGTACCACCCCGGGAAGCGCGAACTCGACGCGACGACCATCGAGCGCGCCGTCTACGTCCCCGACCTCCGCGCCCGCGCGACGAAAGACGCGGGGTCGTTCCTGCACGCGCTCGACGAGGGCGTCGTCACGGAAGACCACATCCACGCCGAACTGGGCGAGGTGCTCGTCGGCGACGCTCCGGGACGAACGAGCGACGACGACATCACGGTGTTCGACTCCGGCGGCACCGGCATCGAAACCGCCGCGGCCGCCTACATGCTGTACGAACGCGCGGAAGAAGCGGGACGCGGAACGACAATCGACATCTCGCCCGCGAGCGACGCCCTGACGGGCGAGTAA
- the fen gene encoding flap endonuclease-1, translating into MGLSDLRQLAVIEEVAFSDLDGDAVAVDAHNWLYKYLTTTVKWTSDAVYTTSDGTEVANLLGVVKGLPKFFENDLTPVFVWDGGVTELKDAEIEERREQREKYEAQLEEAREEGDAVAVARLESRTQRLTDTIHETTRELLDILGVPQVEAPAEGEAQAAYMARTDDAIDYAGSDDYDTILFGAPYTLRQLTSKGDPERMDFQATLDEHDITWEQLVDVAILCGTDFNDGISGYGPKTALNSVKEHGDLWGVLDADDEYIEHADRIRDLFLDPDVTDDYALDLDVDPDVSAARDYVCEEWEIPASEVETAFDRIEESMVQTGLDQWT; encoded by the coding sequence ATGGGACTCTCCGACCTCCGGCAGCTCGCCGTCATCGAGGAGGTCGCGTTCAGCGACCTCGACGGGGACGCGGTCGCCGTGGACGCGCACAACTGGCTCTACAAGTACCTCACCACGACCGTGAAGTGGACGAGCGACGCCGTCTACACCACGAGCGACGGCACGGAAGTCGCGAACCTCCTCGGCGTCGTGAAGGGCCTCCCGAAGTTCTTCGAGAACGACCTCACGCCCGTGTTCGTCTGGGACGGCGGCGTCACCGAACTCAAGGACGCCGAAATCGAGGAGCGCCGCGAGCAACGCGAGAAGTACGAGGCACAACTCGAAGAGGCGCGCGAGGAGGGGGACGCGGTCGCGGTCGCCCGACTCGAATCCCGAACCCAGCGCCTCACCGACACCATCCACGAGACGACGCGGGAACTGCTCGACATCCTCGGCGTCCCGCAGGTCGAAGCGCCGGCGGAGGGCGAGGCGCAGGCAGCGTACATGGCGCGCACGGACGACGCCATCGACTACGCCGGGAGCGACGACTACGACACCATCCTGTTCGGCGCGCCGTACACGCTCCGCCAGCTCACCTCGAAGGGCGACCCCGAACGCATGGACTTCCAGGCGACGCTCGACGAACACGACATCACGTGGGAGCAACTCGTGGACGTCGCCATCCTCTGCGGCACGGACTTCAACGACGGCATCAGCGGCTACGGCCCCAAGACCGCACTGAACTCGGTGAAAGAGCACGGCGACCTCTGGGGCGTCCTCGACGCGGACGACGAGTACATCGAGCACGCGGACCGCATCCGCGACCTGTTTCTCGACCCGGACGTGACCGACGACTACGCGCTCGACCTGGACGTCGATCCGGACGTGAGCGCCGCGCGCGACTACGTCTGCGAGGAGTGGGAGATTCCCGCGAGCGAGGTCGAGACCGCGTTCGACCGCATCGAGGAGTCGATGGTGCAGACCGGCCTCGACCAGTGGACTTAG
- a CDS encoding class I SAM-dependent methyltransferase, with translation MPAAERAPLADGLAHAQRDVARVLDLGGGTGRAARALGGATVVDASRGMLERAAGDGLPVVQGDVGALPVRSASADAAVVVDALHHFPDVPGALAEAHRVLRPGGVLVVREFDPATVRGRLLEAAEHAIRFDSTFYTPDALRDRLADAGFAPRVVERGFAYTVAGVREQRSE, from the coding sequence ATGCCGGCGGCGGAGCGCGCGCCGCTCGCGGATGGCCTCGCGCACGCGCAGCGGGACGTGGCGCGCGTGCTCGACCTCGGCGGCGGAACCGGGCGGGCGGCCCGCGCGCTCGGCGGCGCGACCGTCGTGGACGCCTCCAGGGGGATGCTCGAACGCGCCGCGGGCGACGGCCTCCCGGTCGTACAGGGAGACGTGGGCGCGCTCCCGGTGCGGTCGGCGTCAGCGGACGCGGCGGTCGTCGTGGACGCCCTCCACCACTTCCCGGACGTGCCCGGCGCGCTCGCGGAAGCCCACCGCGTCCTCCGCCCGGGCGGCGTGCTCGTCGTCCGCGAGTTCGACCCCGCGACGGTTCGCGGGCGACTGCTCGAAGCCGCCGAGCACGCGATTCGGTTCGACTCGACGTTCTACACGCCGGACGCCCTCCGCGACCGTCTGGCGGACGCGGGGTTCGCGCCGCGGGTCGTCGAGCGCGGGTTCGCGTACACCGTCGCGGGCGTCCGAGAGCAGAGAAGCGAATAG
- a CDS encoding presenilin family intramembrane aspartyl protease PSH, whose amino-acid sequence MKQRTRVLLAGAATVLLFFLVQVGALALVEPFERYQTIEDPTNPLNSVLYIGLLLVATAVMLAVIKYGKQQAIRYVIIATGALVAYYVFSVVGGSLVGGGAAALVVLGLLVHPEWYVIDAAGVVMGMGAAALFGVSFGVFPALLLLVGLAVYDAISVYRTKHMLTLAEGVMNLNVPILFVVPTRLGYSFRDDTASEAAGDDDGEDGERDALFIGLGDAVMPTILVASAAFFLDADAILGVPIPALTAAAGTLVGLVVLLREVLEGEAHAGLPLLNGGAILGYLVGALFAGVPLDIALGIADYL is encoded by the coding sequence ATGAAGCAGCGCACGCGCGTCCTCCTCGCGGGCGCAGCGACCGTCCTCCTGTTCTTCCTCGTGCAGGTCGGTGCGCTCGCGCTCGTCGAACCGTTCGAACGCTACCAGACCATCGAAGACCCCACGAATCCCCTCAACAGCGTCCTCTACATCGGACTGTTGCTCGTCGCGACCGCCGTGATGCTCGCCGTCATCAAGTACGGCAAACAGCAGGCCATCCGGTACGTCATCATCGCCACGGGCGCGCTCGTCGCCTACTACGTGTTCAGCGTCGTCGGCGGGAGCCTCGTCGGCGGCGGCGCGGCCGCCCTGGTCGTGCTCGGCCTGCTCGTCCACCCCGAGTGGTACGTCATCGACGCCGCCGGCGTCGTCATGGGGATGGGCGCGGCCGCCCTGTTCGGCGTGAGTTTCGGCGTGTTCCCCGCGCTCCTCCTGCTCGTCGGCCTCGCCGTCTACGACGCCATCAGCGTCTACCGCACCAAGCACATGCTCACGCTCGCGGAGGGCGTGATGAACCTCAACGTCCCAATCCTCTTCGTCGTCCCGACCCGACTCGGCTACTCCTTCCGCGACGACACCGCGTCCGAGGCTGCCGGCGACGACGACGGCGAGGACGGCGAGCGGGACGCGCTCTTCATCGGTCTCGGCGACGCGGTGATGCCCACCATCCTCGTCGCGAGCGCCGCGTTCTTCCTCGACGCCGACGCCATCCTCGGCGTCCCCATCCCCGCGCTCACCGCCGCCGCCGGCACCCTCGTCGGCCTCGTCGTCCTCCTCCGCGAGGTTCTGGAGGGCGAAGCGCACGCCGGCCTCCCCCTCCTCAACGGCGGCGCGATTCTCGGCTACCTCGTCGGCGCGCTGTTCGCCGGCGTCCCCCTCGATATCGCGCTCGGTATCGCCGACTACCTCTAG
- the srp19 gene encoding signal recognition particle subunit SRP19, which translates to MVENVIYPAYLDSECSRTDGRRVPESLAVPDPTVDEIAKAVGQVGYDAVIERDKSYSRESWRERGRVLVENADDAGKSDLLQAVGAYVTALRE; encoded by the coding sequence ATGGTCGAGAACGTCATCTACCCCGCCTACCTCGACAGCGAGTGCTCGCGGACGGACGGACGACGGGTGCCCGAGAGCCTCGCGGTTCCCGACCCGACGGTGGACGAGATAGCGAAAGCCGTCGGACAGGTCGGATACGACGCCGTCATCGAACGCGATAAGTCCTACAGCCGAGAGAGCTGGCGCGAGCGCGGCCGCGTGCTCGTCGAGAACGCGGACGACGCCGGGAAGTCCGACCTCCTGCAGGCCGTCGGCGCGTACGTCACGGCGCTCCGCGAGTAA
- a CDS encoding class II fumarate hydratase codes for MADDYRVEEDSLGEMEVPADAYWGAQTQRAVENFPISGETFKPRFVHALGVVKKAAAQANRDLETIPADKADAIVEAADEVIAGEHDDQFPVDVFQTGSGTSSNMNANEVIANRATEIYGGEIGTREIHPNDHVNFGQSSNDVIPTAMHVASLSALVEDVQPALEALAAELEAKEAEFDGIVKTGRTHLQDATPVRLGQEFGGYRAQIEKGLARVENVKPHLRELALGGTAVGTGLNTHPEFPQAAADYISEETGIQFREADNHFEAQAAHDAMSEAHGALKTIAGSLNKIANDLRLLASGPRNGLGEIEQPENQPGSSIMPGKINPVVAEAVNQVHKQVVGNDAAVGAGAAEGQIDLNLYKPILAQNFLDSATLVANGSETFATKFVAKLEANEEHCETQVEQSMALATALNPAIGYDKASEVAKAALKEDKTVREVVLERGYLTEEEADEVLDPEAMTHRVILGDD; via the coding sequence ATGGCAGACGACTACCGCGTCGAGGAGGACAGTCTCGGAGAGATGGAGGTTCCCGCGGACGCGTACTGGGGCGCACAGACCCAGCGCGCGGTGGAGAACTTCCCCATCAGCGGGGAGACGTTCAAACCGCGGTTCGTGCACGCGCTCGGCGTCGTGAAGAAGGCGGCGGCGCAGGCGAACCGCGACCTCGAAACCATTCCCGCGGACAAGGCGGACGCCATCGTCGAAGCGGCGGACGAGGTCATCGCGGGCGAGCACGACGACCAGTTCCCCGTGGACGTGTTCCAGACGGGCTCCGGTACCTCGTCGAACATGAACGCGAACGAGGTCATCGCGAACCGCGCGACCGAGATTTACGGCGGCGAAATCGGCACGCGCGAGATTCACCCGAACGACCACGTGAACTTCGGGCAGTCCTCGAACGACGTGATTCCGACGGCGATGCACGTCGCGTCCCTGTCGGCGCTCGTGGAGGACGTCCAGCCCGCGCTGGAGGCGCTCGCGGCCGAACTGGAGGCGAAGGAAGCGGAGTTCGACGGCATCGTGAAGACGGGTCGCACGCACCTGCAGGACGCGACGCCCGTCCGCCTCGGCCAGGAGTTCGGCGGGTACCGCGCGCAGATAGAGAAGGGGCTGGCGCGCGTGGAGAACGTGAAGCCGCACCTGCGCGAACTCGCGCTCGGCGGCACGGCCGTGGGCACGGGCCTGAACACGCATCCCGAGTTCCCGCAGGCGGCCGCGGACTACATCAGCGAGGAGACGGGCATCCAGTTCCGGGAGGCGGACAACCACTTCGAGGCGCAGGCCGCGCACGACGCGATGAGCGAGGCGCACGGCGCGCTCAAGACCATCGCGGGGAGCCTGAACAAGATAGCGAACGACCTCCGCCTGCTCGCGAGCGGCCCGCGGAACGGCCTCGGCGAAATCGAACAGCCGGAGAACCAGCCCGGGTCGTCCATCATGCCCGGGAAGATAAACCCGGTCGTCGCCGAAGCGGTGAATCAGGTGCACAAGCAGGTCGTCGGGAACGACGCCGCGGTCGGCGCGGGCGCGGCGGAGGGCCAGATAGACCTGAACCTCTACAAGCCCATCCTCGCGCAGAACTTCCTCGACTCCGCGACCCTCGTCGCGAACGGGAGCGAGACGTTCGCCACGAAGTTCGTCGCGAAACTCGAAGCGAACGAGGAGCACTGCGAGACCCAGGTCGAGCAGTCGATGGCGCTCGCCACCGCGCTCAACCCCGCCATCGGGTACGACAAGGCGAGCGAGGTCGCGAAGGCCGCGCTCAAGGAGGACAAGACGGTGCGGGAGGTCGTGCTCGAACGCGGCTACCTCACCGAGGAGGAGGCGGACGAAGTCCTCGACCCCGAGGCGATGACGCACCGCGTCATCCTCGGCGACGACTAG
- a CDS encoding H/ACA ribonucleoprotein complex subunit GAR1, producing MRRAGTVTRTAQGLAIVRCEDDDHPDIGATVVDSSLDDVGRVVDVFGPTSRPYLAVTPASGVHVPALLGDTLYLR from the coding sequence ATGCGGCGCGCAGGCACCGTCACGCGAACCGCGCAAGGACTCGCCATCGTCCGCTGTGAGGACGACGACCACCCCGACATCGGCGCGACCGTCGTCGATTCCTCCCTGGACGACGTGGGCCGCGTCGTGGACGTGTTCGGCCCCACCAGCCGCCCGTACCTCGCGGTCACGCCCGCGAGCGGCGTGCACGTCCCCGCGCTCCTCGGAGACACGCTCTACCTCCGGTAA
- a CDS encoding GNAT family N-acetyltransferase, with amino-acid sequence MEFDVLGWPGDDPTVRLDWRRFAYAGKFVMSNTGKAVARDDGDVVGAVSFNADRTDDATGWLRYVTVREDYRGEGVGPRLCAFATDRLHERYDTVRIAVNNPFAYHALHKAGFGWTGDTTGLAELVLAHPAPADADYREGLRRYRERDLTDAESAFVAEKLDTGAPPTREPPA; translated from the coding sequence ATGGAGTTCGACGTGCTCGGCTGGCCCGGCGACGACCCGACCGTGCGCCTCGACTGGCGGCGCTTCGCGTACGCCGGGAAGTTCGTCATGTCGAACACGGGGAAGGCCGTCGCGCGCGACGACGGCGACGTGGTGGGCGCGGTCTCCTTCAACGCCGACCGCACCGACGACGCGACGGGGTGGCTTCGGTACGTCACCGTCCGCGAGGACTACCGCGGCGAGGGCGTCGGCCCGCGGCTCTGCGCGTTCGCCACCGACCGCCTCCACGAGCGCTACGACACGGTGCGAATCGCCGTCAACAACCCCTTCGCGTACCACGCGCTCCACAAGGCCGGGTTCGGCTGGACGGGCGACACCACGGGGCTCGCGGAACTCGTGCTCGCCCACCCCGCGCCCGCGGACGCCGACTACCGGGAGGGGCTTCGACGGTACCGCGAGCGCGACCTGACCGACGCGGAATCGGCGTTCGTCGCGGAGAAACTCGACACCGGCGCGCCCCCGACCCGGGAACCGCCAGCCTGA